The following coding sequences lie in one Stigmatopora argus isolate UIUO_Sarg chromosome 5, RoL_Sarg_1.0, whole genome shotgun sequence genomic window:
- the LOC144074130 gene encoding protein prune homolog 2-like isoform X7, which translates to MTTKMMVQRVSTEEDEDRENREDPSFSADVSAGSSQRRKLVAPPMNVSLEHSEGSPLSEDPLDTDEEEAALDTGDDLDVDIEELDTSEEECDTTAPSSGGCQSHEDSRVWRIAVIGEQEHRIDMKCIEAYKRVISHGGYYAEQNAIIVFAACFLPDSDCDSYNYVMENLFLYVISTLELMVAEDYMIVYLNGATPRRRMPGFTWMKKCYQMIDRRLKKNLKMFIIVHPSWFIRTLLGITRPFISSKFSSKIKYVSSLQELGQIIPMEYVHIPPSIIKYDQQRVANTFQCMRLDTDLMDASGKSDKKKSLAI; encoded by the exons CGACCGAGGAAGATGAGGATAGAGAAAACAGGGAAG ATCCATCCTTTTCTGCAGACGTGTCAGCGGGCTCCAGTCAGCGGCGTAAATTAGTGGCGCCGCCGATGAACGTCTCACTGGAGCACAGTGAAGGCTCCCCGCTTTCCGAAGACCCCCTGGATACggacgaggaggaggcggcTCTGGATACTGGAGACGACCTGGACGTGGACATCGAAGAGCTGGACACGTCTGAAGAAGAGTGCGACACTACCGCTCCATCGTCTGGAGGTTGCCAGAGCCACGAGGACAGCCGAGTCTGGAGGATCGCGGTGATTGGCGAGCAGGAGCATCGCATTGACATGAAGTGCATTGAAGCATACAAAAGGGTCATCTCACATGGAG GGTATTACGCCGAGCAGAATGCCATTATTGTCTTTGCAGCCTGCTTTCTCCCCGACAGCGACTGTGACAGTTACAACTATGTTATGGAAAATCTCTTCTT GTATGTCATAAGCACTTTGGAGTTAATGGTGGCTGAGGACTACATGATTGTCTACCTGAACGGCGCCACCCCTAGGCGCAGGATGCCAGGCTTTACATGGATGAAGAAGTGCTACCAGATGATTGACAGAAG gctGAAAAAGAACCTGAAGATGTTTATCATCGTACATCCTTCCTGGTTTATCAGAACACTACTTGGCATCACCAGGCCTTTCATAAG CTCGAAGTTCAGCAGTAAAATCAAGTATGTGAGCAGCCTGCAAGAGCTGGGACAAATCATCCCCATGGAGTACGTCCACATTCCACCCAGCATCATCAA GTATGACCAGCAGAGGGTGGCAAACACATTTCAGTgcatgag GCTGGACACAGATTTGATGGATGCCTCAGGAAA GTCTGACAAGAAGAAGAGTTTGGCCATATGA
- the tmem167a gene encoding protein kish-A isoform X1 → MSAIFNFQSLLTVVLLLICTCAYIRSLAPSLLDKNKTGLLGIFWKCARIGERKSPWVACCCVIMAFSILFLQ, encoded by the exons ATG TCGGCCATTTTCAACTTTCAGTCACTGCTGACCGTGGTTCTTCTCCTCATCTGTACATGTGCCTACATCAGATCATTGGCTCCCAGCCTACTGGACAAGAATAAGACCGG gcttCTAGGGATTTTTTGGAAATGCGCCAGAATCG GTGAAAGGAAGAGTCCTTGGGTGGCCTGCTGCTGTGTCATCATGGCGTTTAGTATATTATTCCTACAGTAG
- the LOC144074130 gene encoding protein prune homolog 2-like isoform X8 has translation MTTKMMVQRVSTEEDEDRENREDVSAGSSQRRKLVAPPMNVSLEHSEGSPLSEDPLDTDEEEAALDTGDDLDVDIEELDTSEEECDTTAPSSGGCQSHEDSRVWRIAVIGEQEHRIDMKCIEAYKRVISHGGYYAEQNAIIVFAACFLPDSDCDSYNYVMENLFLYVISTLELMVAEDYMIVYLNGATPRRRMPGFTWMKKCYQMIDRRLKKNLKMFIIVHPSWFIRTLLGITRPFISSKFSSKIKYVSSLQELGQIIPMEYVHIPPSIIKYDQQRVANTFQCMRLDTDLMDASGKSDKKKSLAI, from the exons CGACCGAGGAAGATGAGGATAGAGAAAACAGGGAAG ACGTGTCAGCGGGCTCCAGTCAGCGGCGTAAATTAGTGGCGCCGCCGATGAACGTCTCACTGGAGCACAGTGAAGGCTCCCCGCTTTCCGAAGACCCCCTGGATACggacgaggaggaggcggcTCTGGATACTGGAGACGACCTGGACGTGGACATCGAAGAGCTGGACACGTCTGAAGAAGAGTGCGACACTACCGCTCCATCGTCTGGAGGTTGCCAGAGCCACGAGGACAGCCGAGTCTGGAGGATCGCGGTGATTGGCGAGCAGGAGCATCGCATTGACATGAAGTGCATTGAAGCATACAAAAGGGTCATCTCACATGGAG GGTATTACGCCGAGCAGAATGCCATTATTGTCTTTGCAGCCTGCTTTCTCCCCGACAGCGACTGTGACAGTTACAACTATGTTATGGAAAATCTCTTCTT GTATGTCATAAGCACTTTGGAGTTAATGGTGGCTGAGGACTACATGATTGTCTACCTGAACGGCGCCACCCCTAGGCGCAGGATGCCAGGCTTTACATGGATGAAGAAGTGCTACCAGATGATTGACAGAAG gctGAAAAAGAACCTGAAGATGTTTATCATCGTACATCCTTCCTGGTTTATCAGAACACTACTTGGCATCACCAGGCCTTTCATAAG CTCGAAGTTCAGCAGTAAAATCAAGTATGTGAGCAGCCTGCAAGAGCTGGGACAAATCATCCCCATGGAGTACGTCCACATTCCACCCAGCATCATCAA GTATGACCAGCAGAGGGTGGCAAACACATTTCAGTgcatgag GCTGGACACAGATTTGATGGATGCCTCAGGAAA GTCTGACAAGAAGAAGAGTTTGGCCATATGA